Genomic DNA from Candidatus Tiamatella incendiivivens:
CGGTCTGGTGGACTATATAGCTGAATCGTTTAAGGCAACATATTTCTACCCTAGATATAGGCTATACTATGGGGAGATAAGCGGCTGGGGGTCATACAAGTACGGCTCCATAACCATAGAATGGTTCCCAGTGTGCCACACAATAGAAACCTATGGATATAAGCTGATATACCATAAGAGGCCTAGGCTCAGTAAGGAAAAACTAGGTCAGGTAGGACTCCTGAATAGTCCGCTGACAAGTAAATTACTCCAGGAAGGCGAAGTCGTTGTTTCCGGGAGAAAAGTAAGGCTGGAGGATGTCTTAGCTGAACCTGCGAAAAAGTATTGCCTAGCATACACGGGAGACACAGCGCCATGCGCCCGCATCATTGAAGAGGTTAAGGGATGCGACATACTGTTCCACGAGGCCACATTCGCGTCAGATCACAGGTATGAAGCCTGGGAATACGGCCATAGCACGGCAATGGATGCAGCAATAATAGCCGAGGAAGCAGGAGTAGGCAAACTAGTCCTCTACCACAACAGTACTAGGTATAAGGAGAATTATAACATACTCGAAGAGGAGGCTAGGGATATCTTCCCTAATGCAGAACTAGGAGTAGATTTGGGGGAATATGTTATATAAGGGATAACAGGGGATTCTTGCATTACCTATACGTTTACATGTAATTAGTACTTACACGGTATCTTCTCTGAATAACAAGGGTTTCAATTACATACAGTGTATTTAGTTAAAATAACTCAGTACATAATCCCTAATGGATTGGTATAAACTGTCATTACAGCTATGCTTATACCTTGACAATAAACTCTTAAGGCTCTCGTCAACCTCTGTCCCAACCCTCCTAAGCAGTGCACCAGTAATGCTCGGCAAGTTCTTACAAAACCCTAAGGAAGATGAGCCAAAGTCGATTATTACAGCATTAGCCTCCGTAAGATATACATGCTTCCAAGGCCTACTAAGCTCATGGTGATACACCCCCGCGTTATCCAATGCATAAGTGGAAGATAAGATTATCGAAACATCACTTCTGCTTAAAACAGTTAAGTCTCTCAGTGGAACCCCTTCAAGGAAATCCATCACAATCACGTTATTCCTATAGCAATAAACCCGGGTAGCTACACCAGCCCTCCAAGCCGATTCCTGCAATGCACCTTCGCTCTGAAAGGACTCATGCTTAGAGTCAGTCCTCCTAATCTTCACAGCCACAATCCTGCCGTTATAGCATCCAAGAGACACAACAGAAGCATGCCCCTTACCCAATACACGACCCCAAGGAAGAACAACACTACCCCATGAAACAAGAGACTCAACACCGCAGTCAGTAAGATCCCTGAGAACACCTCTACACACCTCTAACTTAGATTTATTCCAAGGAAAGCATGTTGCCATTCTAGCGAAAACGCTGTCCGGAACAGGATTCAAAGCCAGGCCGGCTGACGCCTCCAAACATCCATGACGGTACTCTTCAACCAATCAGGCTCTCCTCCCGGCGGGTAAACAATAGGCTCGTGTCCCTTGAAGTGAGGCGGGATAGTATACTCACTCCACCTCTTAGCTAACAACTCCCTCAAAGTCATCTTCCTCCGCTTATACGAGTAAAACCTACCATCCCAACCAACCCAAACAGGCATACTATCCCTAGCCCGTGACTCCACGTAACTAATAGCGCCATTCCTCCAAGACTCAGGGCCCACATCAAGCACAAGCTCAGGCTTCTCGCCTTCAACCTCAACCACAACAACAGCAATGCTCGACAAGTCAGTGGAGGAGCCCGTGTAAACAGGGTTATAACCCCAATTGCGGAGGAACCCCCTAACCCGGGACTCCAGCCTCCTCAACTCACCGTATACAGTCTGCTCGGGCAAAACAGAGAGATCCAGCTTATAAACAAGCACAGCCCCCCTATCCACAGGAGGTACTATGGGAACATCCTCTCTATTAACATAGTGAAAGAAGTCCTCCCTAGGCATAGCCAGAAACTTCTTAGCCGCTAGCACAATCCTCGACAACGGCTCGAATCTAACTGCAGCCGCTACATTCCGGGAAGGATCAACAGGGTCAACCCAGATAAGGGGGCTGTCCCTGAATCGCTTCAACAATTTCCCCTTATCCGAACCCCACTCCATATCCACAACAACAGGAGGACTCCATCCAGCAATACCCTTGAGAGCGTCGAGGAACCCGCCATAATGAATAACCATCAGCTCAGCCAAATAACCGCTGAACCCACCAACCTTAACCTCAGCACCGTAAACCCCCACACCTTTCAAGAACGACTTAAGTAACCTAACGTCCCTTCTAAGCTCACTGGTAAGCTTCTCCCAGACATACCTAGTGTGGAACGGAGTACGCTCCACAGCAAGACGGGTATCACCCGGCTTCTCAGCCCGTAATACAGGGACAACATTAGCCTCCAAACCCATTAACACGACAGTCAAATATGGATGCTGAGCAAAGTCAACCTTAAACGGCAGATCACTCAAGCAACCCTCTAGCAAGCCAAGGCTCTCATCTAGAATCCAGTCCCTACCAAGCTCACGGGGAAAAATAACAAACACGTCCAAATCGAAGGAACCTGAAACCCAGGTATCCTTAGCAAAACTACCCTCTAAACTAACCTTCCCATAGGCCCTTCTAAGCTCTTTACAATTCTCCAATCTAGATCTAACTAAGTTATAGAAACGGTTGCCAACTAGATATTCCAACCTAGAGGGTGTTACCCTCCTAGTTGCAGACTCTAATACTTCCTCAAGTGAAGCCACTGCACACCACATGAAGAGACAAGTGTTAAATCCAGAGTATTAAATCATGCATGAAAAAATTATTTGAGTGAATTGTTCATTCACCTGAAATCCAAGGATTTAAATTCTATTAATACATATTCTATGTCTAACTCAGTGTCGCTGATAGAGGGAACTCGAGGTGGTATTGCTTGAATTCGAGAACTATAGAAGACCCTGTTAAGGCTACTAAAGTTCTTAAGCAGGCCAAGACTGTTGCTGTAATTGGTGCTTCAGGGACTACCAGTAAGGATGCTTATAGAGTCCCAGTGTATTTAATCAAGCACGGTTTCGACATTATACCGGTTAATCCTATTAGGGAAGAGTTATATGGTAGGAAGGCTTATCCCTCATTGCCCAGTATCCCACCTGATCTCAGGTCTAGTATTGATATTATTGACGTGTTCCGCCCGCCTAGTGAAGCATTGAGAATTGTTAAGGATGCTGAGTCCATCAGAGTTAACGGTAAACCGTGGGTTATCTGGTTCCAATGGGATACTGATACAGAGGAGGCGGTTAGGTATGCTGTTGAGAGAGGGTTTATTGTATTCTGTGGATTATGTATTAAGAGGTTTTACTCCTCCATGCTGAGAAGCTAGTTTCTACCGGTGTTTCTAGGCTTTTCCGCGGTAATGAGCGTGGTATACGAATACTTCTTTATTGTCGATATCTAACCTGCATATTATTCTAATATTGCCTATTCTTAGTCAGAGAAAACCAGTCCACTTTCCTTTGAGTCATTTTACATCTATCCTATGGAAGGGATGGTTCCCCTGGTTAAGATTCTCTAGTAATTCAATTATTTCTCATTGACTAGCTTCTTTTGATAACAAGGAATGCCTTCGATGGATCTAAGTGCTTTCTCATTTATTTTCACTTGCCATTCCATTCTAAGAATTCTCCTCCTTATAATCTTTGGGGGAACCGCTTTTTTTCATAGTTTTCCATTTGTTTTCCATCGCTTATTGTAGGCGTAATCTCTAGAAGCGCCTCTAACAGGGCTTTCTTGACTTCTTCTCTTATTATTTTCAACAATGTTTCCTCAGTCAATAACGTTGACAGTTCCAGTCCTCATTTCATTCTATAGTGGTTTAAATTCTATAATTATTATACCAAATTTCTAACATTGATTACCTCGTTTTCAGAGTGAATTATGTTCTATAGGATATTTATCGCCGGGTGATTCTAGGTTTAATATATGAGTGTAGGTATAGTATTTATTATACTCTGAACTAATTCTATTCCTTGAAGCTCGTTAGAATATATTGCTGGTTTGGGGTGTTTGTTTTGAGTGTTAATTATGGTACACTTGGCGAACTCAAGAAGGGAAGTTACATTGTATTAGACGGTGAGCCCTGTAGGATTGTTGCTGTGACGAAGGCTAAGCCCGGTAAACACGGTAGCGCTAAGGCTAACGTGACAGCTATATGCGTATTCTCGGGCAACAAGAAGAACTTCGTTGCACCTGTTGACACTCAAGTCCAGGTGCCTGTTGTAGAGAAGCATATAGCCCAGGTTCTAGCAGATATGGGGGAGCAGATTCAGCTGATGGATATGGAGAGCTATGATACGTTTGAGGTTGAGAAGCCTAAGGATGACCCTCAACTCACCTCCCGCCTCCAGCCTGGTGTAGAGGTAGAGTACTGGCTTATCATGGGTAGACCAAAAATTGTAAGAATCAGGAGCAGTACCCACTAAGGCCTCCTTTGAGTCACTCTAGAATATTTCTCTTCCACATACCTCGTTTATTTAACCCTCTAAAACCTGATGTACTTATAGGTATAAGTAGGGAACGGTGCTAGGAAATTGGTTTTAGACGGCTTGAAAGGCGCGGTTTCTAAGTTCCTCAAGGGAACCGGTAGTTATGAGAAGAATGTTAACGAATTCGTTAAAGAGATGCAGAGGGAGCTTATCAAGTCTGATGTGAACGTTAAACTTGTACTCGAGCTTTCCAAGAGGATTAGGGAGAGAGCGTTGAAGGAAGCTCCTCCTCCGGGGGCTAGTAGACGGGACTGGTTCATCAAGATAGTCTATGAGGAACTGGCAGGATTCTTCGGAGGAGACGTTCAACACCATGTAAAGCCTTCAAGGAATCCTTGGGTTATAATGCTCATAGGAGTGCAGGGGTCTGGTAAAACTACTACGGCAGGAAAACTAGGCTACTACTATAGGCATCGCGGCTACAAAGTCGGGTTGGTCGCAGCGGACACTCATAGGCCGGGTGCTTATGACCAGCTTGAACAGCTCTCGGAACAGGTAGGTGCATTATTCTACGGAGAGCCAGGGGAGAAGGATGCAGTAGGCATCGCTAGAAGGGGTGTCGAGGCTCTCATAGAGAAGGGTGCTAATATCATTATAGTTGACACTGCAGGTAGGCATGGTTATGGTGATGAGCAGGGACTCTTGGATGAGATGGAAATGATATCCAAGAAGATAAAGCCGGATGAAGTAATCCTCGTAATAGACGCTGCAATAGGGCAGAAAGCCTCCGACTTAGCCAGAAGGTTCCACGAGAGAACACCTGTAGGCTCAATAATAGTCACCAAGCTAGACGGTACTGCGAGAGGGGGAGGTGCACTGTCAGCTGTAGCTGCTACAGGTGCAGGAATAAAGTTCGTAGGAACAGGTGAGAAAATCAGTGAACTAGAGCCATTCCGGCCTAAACGATTCGTAGGCCGTATACTGGGAATGGGGGACATAGAAACACTTCTTGAGAAGCTTCAAGCTCTCGAGGAAGCAGAGGAGCTGGAGAAGAGAACCCAGGAAATGATGGAAGGCAAAATAAATATGAGGCTAATATATCATCAGCTCAAAGATATGAGGAAAATGGGTCCTCTAAGCAAAGTCCTCCAAATGCTCCCCGGCCTCAGTCTCTTCAAACTAGACGCTGTTGACACGAAGCTCGGAGAAGAGAAGATAGATAGGTGGCTGGCAATAATAGAGTCAATGACGTATAGGGAGCTTGATAAGCCCGAGATTATTGATAAGAGCAGGATGAGGAGGTTGGCATTCGGAAGTGGGGCCACTCTCGAGGATGTCAAGGAGCTACTTGCATACTATGATAACTTGAGGAAAATGCTTAAGCAGTTGAAGAGGAAGAAGAGGCTCCTAAGGAAGCTAGGCGGAGCAGAGTTAGGAGCATAGTCCATAGTGGAGGGAGGAGTTATACCTATACACATACTCCTCGGCCGGTATAAAACGTGGATCATAGCATCATTCCTATCCTCAGCCCTCCTAATAAGCCACGGTGTAAGGAGGGATATGGACGCGGTATTCCAAGCAGGTGACAAAACCGTTATAGTCAAGGGAAGCAGAGTAAGATACCTCCGCCCGGACCAGGATAGTGGGGAAGGATATGTGAAGGCAGTTCTCAGAGGTAAAGCATCGCAAATGGGGGCTATCATCCAGGAGGAATATGATATTCAGAAGCCTTGCCTTAACGTTACACAGTTCAATGGAGCAGATTTTTTCACAATGGATCCACACAAATATAAGTCCTTCATCTACGGAGAAAGAATAGAAGATTGCGTGACAGGCTTCCTGGGAGCAGAGGTACCTGTTAACCTGATGCCTGCAGTAATCAACATCATACTAGACAGGAGTAAAGCTGTGGGGGGGTAGCGTTGTCCAGTAAATTTCCATACAAAGTATACCGTAAGGGGCAGGAGGAGGTAGCTGAGAACGTCAAGGAGACCGTTAAGAACAGTGAGATCCTCCTACTAGAGGCTCCTACAGGATTCGGTAAGACAGCTGCAGTAATTGAGGGACTTGAAAGGGGAGGGGCCGAGAAGGTATTATGGGTGGTGAGAACTGTAAATCAGATAGAACCTGTACTGCGAGAGCTTAGGAGATTCGGTTTATCCTACACATATGTATTCAGTGCAAGGAGGAGCTGCCCTCTAGTGGAGGGCTCTGACATACCTGTTGAGGATTTCTGGGTAAACTGCAGGCACCTCAGGAGCCAAGCTAGGTGCAGCTTCTATCTCAACACCATGGAAGGTAGCGTTGAATACCTCCAGTCACTACTAAACGACTACAAGGGGTATACTGCTACAGAAACAGCCTCCCTCCTAGCTAAGATGGATGGCTTATGCCCGTTCTTCTCCCTCCTACGCCTAGCAGGCCACTCAAAGTATGTAGTAGCCACTTATCCTTACCTTTTCAAATGGGACCTATTCACTCATGTTCTAGACATAGGAGACTATAGTGACCTAGCCTTAGTAGTTGATGAGGCACATAGCATACTAGGTATACACAGCATATACGAGTACAAGATAACGGTTGACATTGCCGAGAAGAGCCTTGATGAGGCGAGGAAATACACTGATGATGAGTCCCTAGTAGAGAGACTAGAAGTCTTCAGCAGGCTT
This window encodes:
- a CDS encoding ribonuclease Z — its product is MLPALHVKGVTGESILIDAGEGTQLQLNKANISINRINIILITHMHGDHIFGLPGLLENMSLTGRTKDLLIIGPSGLVDYIAESFKATYFYPRYRLYYGEISGWGSYKYGSITIEWFPVCHTIETYGYKLIYHKRPRLSKEKLGQVGLLNSPLTSKLLQEGEVVVSGRKVRLEDVLAEPAKKYCLAYTGDTAPCARIIEEVKGCDILFHEATFASDHRYEAWEYGHSTAMDAAIIAEEAGVGKLVLYHNSTRYKENYNILEEEARDIFPNAELGVDLGEYVI
- the cca gene encoding CCA tRNA nucleotidyltransferase, whose product is MASLEEVLESATRRVTPSRLEYLVGNRFYNLVRSRLENCKELRRAYGKVSLEGSFAKDTWVSGSFDLDVFVIFPRELGRDWILDESLGLLEGCLSDLPFKVDFAQHPYLTVVLMGLEANVVPVLRAEKPGDTRLAVERTPFHTRYVWEKLTSELRRDVRLLKSFLKGVGVYGAEVKVGGFSGYLAELMVIHYGGFLDALKGIAGWSPPVVVDMEWGSDKGKLLKRFRDSPLIWVDPVDPSRNVAAAVRFEPLSRIVLAAKKFLAMPREDFFHYVNREDVPIVPPVDRGAVLVYKLDLSVLPEQTVYGELRRLESRVRGFLRNWGYNPVYTGSSTDLSSIAVVVVEVEGEKPELVLDVGPESWRNGAISYVESRARDSMPVWVGWDGRFYSYKRRKMTLRELLAKRWSEYTIPPHFKGHEPIVYPPGGEPDWLKSTVMDVWRRQPAWL
- a CDS encoding CoA-binding protein, translated to MNSRTIEDPVKATKVLKQAKTVAVIGASGTTSKDAYRVPVYLIKHGFDIIPVNPIREELYGRKAYPSLPSIPPDLRSSIDIIDVFRPPSEALRIVKDAESIRVNGKPWVIWFQWDTDTEEAVRYAVERGFIVFCGLCIKRFYSSMLRS
- a CDS encoding translation initiation factor IF-5A translates to MSVNYGTLGELKKGSYIVLDGEPCRIVAVTKAKPGKHGSAKANVTAICVFSGNKKNFVAPVDTQVQVPVVEKHIAQVLADMGEQIQLMDMESYDTFEVEKPKDDPQLTSRLQPGVEVEYWLIMGRPKIVRIRSSTH
- a CDS encoding signal recognition particle protein Srp54, coding for MVLDGLKGAVSKFLKGTGSYEKNVNEFVKEMQRELIKSDVNVKLVLELSKRIRERALKEAPPPGASRRDWFIKIVYEELAGFFGGDVQHHVKPSRNPWVIMLIGVQGSGKTTTAGKLGYYYRHRGYKVGLVAADTHRPGAYDQLEQLSEQVGALFYGEPGEKDAVGIARRGVEALIEKGANIIIVDTAGRHGYGDEQGLLDEMEMISKKIKPDEVILVIDAAIGQKASDLARRFHERTPVGSIIVTKLDGTARGGGALSAVAATGAGIKFVGTGEKISELEPFRPKRFVGRILGMGDIETLLEKLQALEEAEELEKRTQEMMEGKINMRLIYHQLKDMRKMGPLSKVLQMLPGLSLFKLDAVDTKLGEEKIDRWLAIIESMTYRELDKPEIIDKSRMRRLAFGSGATLEDVKELLAYYDNLRKMLKQLKRKKRLLRKLGGAELGA